A DNA window from Zingiber officinale cultivar Zhangliang chromosome 3A, Zo_v1.1, whole genome shotgun sequence contains the following coding sequences:
- the LOC122051884 gene encoding plasma membrane-associated cation-binding protein 1-like — MGSIWKSKVLPRFANVFGNSKKKTAAAEAVKSFDDSKEEFAKEFEEKKTELQPKVIEIYEASPPPIKALVKKPTESDLKKNSSGVKKFLDELVKIEFPGSKPVSEAAVKFGPSYVAGPITFIFQEVSSLLPVEEPPAAPAEATDASAPAEESASREVTAEAIEEIKKEEEVVKAEETPPPPPAGTETPAPTEPAATDPPVPEPEPTKAEEVPPPEPAKA, encoded by the exons ATGGGTAGCATATGGAAGTCTAAAGTTCTTCCGAGGTTCGCAAATGTTTTTGGTAATAGCAAAAAGAAAACTGCTGCAGCTGAGGCTGTCAAGTCCTTTGATGATTCAAag GAGGAGTTTGCCAAAGAGTTTGAAGAGAAGAAGACTGAACTCCAACCTAAAGTTATAGAAATTTATGAAGCTTCTCCACCACCGATTAAG GCTTTGGTGAAGAAACCCACAGAATCTGATCTGAAGAAGAACTCATCAGGAGTCAAGAAATTCCTTGATGAATTAGTGAAGATTG AATTCCCGGGCTCCAAGCCGGTGAGCGAGGCCGCCGTCAAGTTTGGTCCTTCGTATGTCGCCGGACCGATCACCTTCATCTTCCAGGAGGTCTCCAGCCTCCTCCCGGTGGAAGAACCGCCTGCTGCCCCTGCCGAGGCCACCGATGCCTCTGCTCCCGCGGAGGAGAGCGCGAGCAGAGAGGTAACCGCCGAGGCCATCGAGGAGATCAAGAAAGAGGAGGAGGTTGTCAAGGCGGAGGAGACGCCGCCTCCTCCTCCAGCCGGCACCGAAACTCCTGCCCCGACCGAACCAGCAGCCACCGATCCTCCAGTACCGGAGCCGGAGCCTACCAAGGCAGAGGAGGTGCCGCCGCCGGAGCCCGCCAAAGCATGA